The following nucleotide sequence is from Synechococcus sp. CBW1004.
CATCCGCCGCTCCGATCCCCGCTCCTCCGCAGTTCAGGCCGCCGCTGAGAGCGGGCGCCGTCGTCCCGGCGGGGATCGCCCGGCAGGGCGGCGCCCTGCCGATGCCGTCGCGGCAGATCACCCGACAGACCAACAGCCCCTCGGATCGTCGCCAACCCGAAGCGCCGCTCCGGTCTCCGCCCTGGCAGCGGATTTCGCTGAGCTGGGCCTCTCCGAGCCGCTGCTCAAGGCGGTGGCTGCCAAGGGCTATCGCACCCCTTCACCGATCCAGCGTCAGTGCATCCCCGCGGTGCTCGAGGGTCATGACGTGATGGCCGCCGCCCAGACCGGCACCGGTAAGACGGCCGGCTTCACCCTGCCGCTGCTGGAACGTCTGCGCCACGGTCCCCATGCCCGCGGTGGTGTGGTGCGGGCCCTGGTGCTCACGCCCACCCGTGAACTGGCAGCTCAGGTCGCCGAGAACGTGGTGGCCTACGGGCGCTACCTCGATCTGCGCAGCGATGTGGTGTTCGGCGGGGTCAGCATCAACCCGCAGATCGATCGACTGCGGCGCGGCACCGACGTGCTGGTGGCCACCCCCGGCCGGCTGATGGATCTGCAGCAGCAGCGCGCTCTGCGCCTGGATCAGGTGGAGATCCTGGTGCTCGATGAGGCCGACCGCATGCTGGACATGGGCTTCATCCGCGACATCCGTCGCATCCTCGCCCTGCTGCCGGAGCGGCGCCAGAACCTGCTCTTCTCGGCCACCTTCTCCGGCGAGATCCGCCGCCTGGCTCACGGGCTGCTGCATCAGCCGGTGCAGCTGCAGGCCAGCCCCGAGAACGGCACGGCGCCGCTGGTGGAGCAGGTGCTGCATCCCTGTGACATGGCCCGCAAGGGCGATCTGCTGTGCCACCTGATCCGCAGCAACGACTGGCGTCAGGTGCTGGTGTTCTCGCGCACCAAGCATGGCGCCAATCGCATGGCCGAGCGGCTGGAGAAGGAGGGCCTTTCAGCGGCGGCGATCCATGGCAACAAGAGCCAGGGAGCCCGCACCCGTGCCCTGGCCGGCTTCAAGAGCGGCGAGGTGCGCGTGCTGGTGGCCACGGACATCGCGGCTCGCGGCATCGACATTCATCAGCTGCCGCAGGTGGTCAATCTCGACCTGCCGAACATCGCCGAGGACTACGTGCACCGCATCGGCCGCACCGGCCGCGCCGGTCAGAACGGCCATGCCATCTCACTGGTGGCGGCGGAGGAACAGGAACTGCTGCGGGCCATCGAGAAGCTCACCGGCACCACGCTGCCCCGTACGGTCGTCCCGGGCTTCGAGCCCACGGTGCTCACCGCCCCGCCCCTCGACCTCAGCGGCGGCCGGGGGCGGCGTGGCGGCCCCACACGGGGTGGTGAGCGCTCCGGCGAGGAGCGTCGCCGGCGGAGCCCTGACGCTGGGGCACGCACTGGTGAACGCCGGCCGGCCCGCGAGGGTGACCGGCGTGAGCGCAGCCGCCCCCGCAGCCGCTGAACGTTGCTGTCTGACTGACGAACCCCCGGCATCATCGCCGTGCCACGGTCCACCACCGACCCAACTGAGTCGGCCAGGAAGTGGTGTTCGCCATGACCGCTGTAACGGAGGCGACGGTCGTCAACGGCGATCCGAGCTGCAGTACGAAGGTTCCGTTGCTCCTGCAATGCCCTACGAACCCGGCTCCAGCCAGTGCCGCGTCCTGATCGACTGCAAGGTTCAGGTGGAAACCATGTTGATGGCCCTCTCGCGCATCGAGGCGAGCGAGCCGATCCGTGAGCAGTTGCTTCAGGTCCACCAGCAACTTGAGCAGCTCCACGACCGTCATCGCAGTGATCCACCCCGCTCCCAGCCGAGCGCCGAACTCCACTGCGCCTGAATCGTGGCGGCAGCCGCTGCAACGTCCGTTCCGTCCCTCCGTCGATGGCAGCGGTGATTCTGAACCGGTGTCAGCCGCCTCTCGGGATCACCACGGGCTCGGACCTGCAGCGGCAGCCGTCATCGCTGCTGCTGGCTGCCTCCATTCGTGACACATGGCGTCGACACAGCGGCAAATCTTGGGTGGCACAGCACAGCCCTGCTCGTTGAAGCGCCGCGGTGGGCAATGACGGCAGACCTGCCATTGCCACTGTCTCTGCACCTGTCCATGCTGAAGGGGTTCCCTCTGCGGACGCAGCGAAACCGACCATGCGCCATCGCTCCCTCTGTCTCAGCCGGGGCGGCCTGATCTCGGCCCTGACCATGGCTCTGCTGGTCTCGCCCCTTCCCTCGCGCAGCGAGGTTCTGTACACGCTCAGGACCCAGTGCAGCCTCGCCGGTGCCGCCCCGGTTCCCTGCAGCGTCGAAGCTGTCAATGACAGCGGTGCCACGCTCTACCGCCATCGGATCGGCGACCAGATCCAGACGATTCGCATCACCGACAAGCCGGTCCGCATGGCGTTGTGGGATCACTCTGCCAAGCAGTGGCGCCCCCTCAACCGAGCCTCCGCACGTTTCTCCACCAACACGGTCTGTTTCAACGACAGAGAGTTGTGCGTCGTCAATCCCAATTACCTCAACAGTGTGCGTGAGGGCAATGTCGCCGCCATGGCGGGTCGCGATCTCATCAAGGTGAATTTCGGCTCCGACGGGCGCATCAACGCCAGCTGCTACGACGACGGTTGCGAGGTGAGCCTGCAATGACCATCCACACGTCTCTGGGTGGCTTCAGCCTCGCTGCGGTTCTGATGTTGCCGCCTGCAGGCCATGCCGCGTTACTGGCAGCATCTCCGGCCTCATCACAGCTGGCATCCATGCCTCTGATCGCCCGGGGTGGCGGCGGGCGCGGCGGTGGTGGGCGTGCCGGTGGCGGAGCCAGCCGCGGAGGCGGCGGGGCCGCCCGCTCCGTGGGCAGCCGCGGCGGTGGCGACCGGATGCGCGCACAGACAGGCTTTCAGGGAGCCGCTTCCGGCCTCAACCGCGGTGAACGCCGGCCCAGCGGTGGCTGGAGCGGCGGTGTGCCGGCCTCCAGTGCGCGGCCCAGCCTCGATCGCCCGGCAGGCCGCGATCTGGGCCGTGTACCGAGTCGTGACGGCAGCGCCGGGGTGAGCCGACCCGCCAGCGGACGTGATCTCAACCGCGCGGAGCTCAACCGGCCGGCGGGCGATCGTGAGTTCAATCGCGCTGATTTCAACCGGGCTGACCTGAACCGGACAGATGTCAATCGCAATATCAACCGAGATCTGAATCGCACGGTCAACCGCAACTGGACGCGCAACGTCAACATCGGCGCCATCGATCTCCATCCCGGTTGGGCCAGACCCGGCTGGGGCCTGGCGCGTCCCTGGAACACCGGTTGGTATGGCGGCTGGAGCAACCCGCCCTGGGGCTGGTGGGGAGCCAGAGCGGCGGTCTGGGGGGTCGGGACGCTGGCCACGGCCTCACTGATCAACAGCGCCGTCGATGCGGCGATCAATGATCAGGTGACCTACATCGTCGTGCCGAACACCTCCTATCAGCTGCTCTATGGCTCGGTGGCTCCCAGTGGCAGTTCGTCGGTCTCCTTCGCTGTCAGCGCCGATGGCAGCACTTATCAGCTCACGGCCGACTGCCAGGCCGGAACCATCAACGGACAGGATCCTGCCAGTGCCGCCGAAGCCGAACTGCTGAATGCCGCCTGTCAGGTGGCGTACGGAACAGCCTGAGGCTCCATCGGGTCCATCGCCACACCACCTCTCGGTGGGCCCCAGGAATCGGGTCGTCTCTCGTCGGGTTGCAGCAACAGCAACCCAGGATGGTTCCGGAAGGAATCGGGGCTGCTTTCGCTGTAACTCCCCCACCCGTGCTCGGCCGTGTCCATGCTGGTGGCCACGGTAGGGGCCTGTCGGGGCACATCGTTCACCTCGGAGGTCGTGCTCTGTCCATCACCCCATTTCGCGTCGTCCTGTACTGGACAGCCATCGTCAGCCTGACGACAGCACCTGCGTTGGCACAGGAGGCTTCCAGGGATGCCTTGCCGGCGCCGGCTGCCGCCCCGGAGGCGGTGTGGGATGGCACGGTCGAGCTCTATGGCTATCTGCCCTGGCTTCAGTCCACCACCACCGTGCGCGGCTTTGAGGCCGAAACGGATCTGGATCCCGCCCAGATCCTTCAGAGACTCCAGTCCACCTTCAGCGCCAGGGCCAGCCTCGAACGCCGGCGTCTCGGCCTGCTGATGGATGTCTCCACCAACCAGATTGGTGCGGCGAATTCCCGCAGCACCCGCCGCGGAGTGTTCACCGGCAACAGTGAAGTCACCTCGATCAACGGCGTCTATGACGTGGCGCTTCGCTGGCGCCTCGGAGAGCGCGAAAGCGCTGTGGGCCTCCCCGGTAGTGGCTGGCTGATCCCCTACGCGGGCATGCGCGTGGTTCAGGCGCGTCTCGATGTGGCAGCGGAGCTGCGCGGCAACGGTCCTCGCGGCGTCAGCCTGCAGCGCCAGAGCACGCTGGAGCGGACCTGGACCCAGCCGCTGCTTGGCCTGCAGGGATCGGTCTTCCTCACGCCACGCCTGCGGGCCTTCGCCCGAGGTGATCTCGGCGGATTCGGCCTGGCAGGCGCTGAAGATTTCAGCGCCAACGGTCAGGCCGGTGTCGGCTATGCGATCGGCAACAACACGAATCTGAACGTCTCCTGGCGTTATCAGGGCCTGCGCTGGAATAATGGGGCCGCACGCAGCAATGGTTTCACCAGTGATCTGAACGGTATCGAAGTGGGTGTG
It contains:
- a CDS encoding DEAD/DEAH box helicase, with translation MAADFAELGLSEPLLKAVAAKGYRTPSPIQRQCIPAVLEGHDVMAAAQTGTGKTAGFTLPLLERLRHGPHARGGVVRALVLTPTRELAAQVAENVVAYGRYLDLRSDVVFGGVSINPQIDRLRRGTDVLVATPGRLMDLQQQRALRLDQVEILVLDEADRMLDMGFIRDIRRILALLPERRQNLLFSATFSGEIRRLAHGLLHQPVQLQASPENGTAPLVEQVLHPCDMARKGDLLCHLIRSNDWRQVLVFSRTKHGANRMAERLEKEGLSAAAIHGNKSQGARTRALAGFKSGEVRVLVATDIAARGIDIHQLPQVVNLDLPNIAEDYVHRIGRTGRAGQNGHAISLVAAEEQELLRAIEKLTGTTLPRTVVPGFEPTVLTAPPLDLSGGRGRRGGPTRGGERSGEERRRRSPDAGARTGERRPAREGDRRERSRPRSR